The DNA region TCTCTTTTGATTCCAGGCTGGTGTTCTTGCTGGAGATGTTAGTGACATTGTCCTTCTCGACGTGACACCGCTTTCGATTGGTCTGGAAACTCTTGGTGGTGTTATGACCAAAATTATTCCGAGGAACTCCACTTTGCCTACTTCCAAATCAGAAGTCTTTTCGACTGCTGCTGATGGACAGACAAGCGTGGAGATCAATGTGCTGCAGGGTGAGAGAGAGTTTGTCCGGGACAACAAATCTCTTGGCAGCTTCCGTCTCGATGGTATTCCACCGGCACCACGTGGAGTTCCACAAATCGAAGTCAAATTTGACATTGATGCAAACGGAATCCTCTCAGTCAGTGCTAGTGACAAAGGCACCGGAAAGAAACAAGACATTACTATTACTGGTGCCAGTACATTGCCCAAGGATGAGGTACACCGCTTCAGTTTGATATTTATAGAGcctttgtaaaataatttttccttTCTGGCTTATATTGATATTTGTGCTAACAAATGTTTGTGTGAATGAACGTTATACAGGTAGAGCAAATGGTGCAAGAAGCAGAAAGGTTTGCGAAAGATGACAAAGAGAAGAGGGATGCAATTGACACAAAGAACCAGGCGGATTCAGTTGTTTACCAGACAGAGAAGCAACTTAAAGAACTTGGAGAGAAGATTCCAGGTGAAGTGAAAGAGAAGGTGGAGGCCAAACTACAAGAGCTTAAAGAGAAGATTGGAAGCGGATCAACCCAAGAAATCAAGGACACCATGGCTGCTCTTAACCAAGAAGTGATGCAGATTGGTCAATCTATGTACAACCAGCCTGGTGCTGGAGCAGGAGCTGCAGGTCCTTCCCCTGGAGGAGAAGGTGCTTCATCAGCAGATTCATCGTCAAGCAAAGGTGGTGATGATGTGATCGATGCTGACTTCACTGATAGCAACTGAGGAATCGAACTTTGATAATTGAGATGATGTGGATCGATACTGACTCACCTCcaattagaaaaaaaacttgGATGCAGGGCGAAGCTATTTTATAAACAATGTGTTAGCAATTGCATCTacaatattttgaaagtttagtgtattgtataattatttgttttatgtgCAAGTATGCACTTataaattcaaagaaaatagaaaaaatattaaaatcattcaCCGAGGTAAAAAGAACAGTTTGCTTTGGACAATAAGGAGCTGACTGGTTtttccgctaccacccgcaaacgcagcttttgcggttcatagcggttgttggcgtttcgaaacaatcacagaaaacgctacaaatcgctttaaaccgctccgaacctcttaaaatcaaaagctggttccagctagcgtttgcggttgcgggcggttgcgggagggtaaatttttttctttaaaaacagaataaataaaataatactaaaaatatccaataaaaaatttcaattgaaataatagaaattttaaaatgtattcatatatatttcaatttatattataaaaattcaaaactaaaatattttctataaatttttaaaattgaataatatgattttataaatataaattttatatttatcatattactatgattttaatattttttataattacataaaatgtaaatattgttaaattattatttaacaaatgttgcgtttggtagtttaccagtcataagagtcccgcaaacgcaacaatttctaacagctgtaccagtcgtacaaatctctagaaaacgcttaaaaccgcaaccatccgcacccgcaaactcccacaaccgcaaccgcaaccgctgcgattacaccagtcaggccctaaatTAGCCTGATTTGGGAGATTTAGGCCGTATACaagatgcatatatatattccaAAGATTGACTTTTGATTTCAGCTTCCTCATCCACGAGGGCTGGTTTTCAACGTCACTATATGTGACTATTTCTATGCTATCTGACTTTGTCGTGAAGGCTATTTTGACGCATTCAAGCCCTGTCTCGAATCCGCTATCATCTTCGATTAAAGAATTatcttgtttattttatattgttgtAGTTTATGCTTTCAATTAAAAAGGATGGATAATTCCCTCTAACCATTGTAATCAAGAAGTTTAAGGTTTAATGAAATTAAgctgtgtttcaaaaaaaaaaaagttacagaATGATGCAtacatcatttttttcttcttcttctaatagGTTAGGCGATACCTTGCGACAGAGGCTAAGTTGTCACGACCAGATGTGAGATGACCGTTTGCTTCACCAATAGCAGCTCCTCCTGGATTAAAAGCACAAGAAGATACTTTTTGTTAGGGACTCAGATACGATGAGacagaataacaaaaaaaaagagaagttgTCTTGGGAATTTTGTATTGTCATTTTCCGGATGCTTCTGTCTTACCTTGAAGCTCTCAATAATGTTTATCAGCATGAAGAGAGGGGACCTCATAGATTTGAAGCATCCCGCATTCTTTTATCTCCCATTCTTCGGACCTTTCTACAAGTGAATACTCGAACCGGATCTCGAACTCAAAAACCAGCTCCGTGGAAGTCATCTCCTCTGTTTCAGCCTCAACCTCGAATGTGTACAGATGCCCCGGAAAAACCCGTTCTGCTTTTCTAAAACACGTATTGAGATCATTCCCTCCGGACGTGATTCTACAAACGAGATATGATCTTCGCCAACATCTCATGTCATTTTCGTCCACATCACCAGGTAATATGATGCAAGCCTTAAATTTGGTCGATTTGCCGAGAGGCATTTGATTCAAATTCACAGTTAAGGAACTCCCAGATGATCGGTAAGTGAAGCACTGAGGCACTTCTTCATATTCATTTGTCGGAGTTCGGATGATGAGATCTCTCGCTTCTTGATTTAGTTTGAAGCAGTTACGGAAGTTGAGACGAATATCCGGATTTCGAAAGGAGCAATCCAGTCTCTCCAAGGACTCACAATTTTCTGCATCTAGTTTACATAGCGAATCGGGAAGCTGCGGGAGTGATACCAGCTTCTCCATTCCGTTTAGTACAAGTTGACGTAGACGAGATAATCTCCCCATACATGGATCAAACTCTTCAATATCTGCAGAGGAAGGAAGCTCCACCATATTTGAACAGTGACTGAGATTCAGTTTTTGGAGATTAGTTGCATTCCCAATAGAGGAAGGGAGCTCCAACAAGCTTGAGCAATAACTGAGATTCATTTCTTGAAGATTAATTATATTCCCAATAGTGGAAGGTAGCTCCGACAAACTTGAGCAACCACTGAGATTCAACTTTTCTAGATTAATTGCATTTCCAATAGAGTATGGGAGTTTCACGAGACTTGAACAATGTGAGAGATCCAGGTCATATAGATTAGTGGCAGTTGAGAGATCTGGAAGCTCTTCTAAACAATCTGAATAACTCAAATCCATCCACTTGAGATTATTGAGAGGCTGTAATGACAAATATTCCAAgattaaacatataaaaactaGCTAGATAGCCTAACTTAAGCGgttatctatttaaaaataaaatattacttacTTTTGTTTCTTCCCATAATTTTTCAAGCTTGCTATACGGCATCTTTAGTTTGACTAGGAACTTTGGATTAAAACTTGAAGGAAAACATGGCATCTGGAACTTGTGCCAAATCAGAACTCTAAGTTTTTGGGATATGTGGTTCATACTTCGCGGATTAACGCCTTTGCCAAGGATTCTTAAGAATTGAAGATTAGACAATCTTTCAAAGGCTCTTTCGCTTGTCCATGTTATTTCCTGAAAAGTCCCAACAGTAAATCCTATGACGCTGCTACTGTCCTGTGAAACGACCCaatgaaacataaataaagatggttagttattaaataaatatctaatttgTAAAGCGAATTCAATGAAGATACCAAAATCACAACTTACGGCTCTATCATCACTCAACACTTCAGCAATATCACTTGCATCAGTCAGAAATTGGCGTTTTCCAGGTTCATTAACCGATTGTTCTCGCACAATTTTTCTTCCCAGCTCGACTAGCAACTTAGCCACCTCAATTTCTCCCAAAAACTTAGATATGAGAGATTTTTCAGTTAAGACGTGAAGCCCATGTCTCACATCCGAAAAACAGTTTGCTAGACAGCCTTCCACTATATCAAAATTTTCACCGTTAAAAAAGATGGCTATATGAAGAAATAAACGTTTGTCTTCATCACATAAGGAATCATAACTAAACTTTAAAATGCTCGCAATTTCTCCATCTCGATCAAGGTGTGCCTCTAACCTTTGTAGTGCCTCTCTGCAATCTTGCTCGGACATTCCCCGAAAATAGGATCCCATAACCTTTAGCCCCAATGGAAGCTCACCTACAAGGCTCACAACTTTATGAGGAAGATCACTGAAACCATCCTTAGGGTCTTTCTGACCAAAAGCGTACATGCAGAACATTTCTAGCGCGTCACTATAATCaactattttcttttgtgaAGAGAGGAACAAGATCTCAGAGCTTTCTAGGAGTAGAAAGATCAACAAACAGAGAGTCTCTTTGTATATACCAACACGGAACTGTTGATCCACGCGATATTTTGTGGGGGCAACAAAGTCAGTAGTGGATCTACCTAACATGCAGGTGTGCCAAAATTCTAgtatattgatttatttttatcattgttATTCCCCCTGTTACAATCAggtatataaatattcataGCGTAATAATAAGACCATGACTTcgaaatgttttttattttgtgaatttcataatttgtcGTCCTTCTCCATTTTATATACTCAACGCAAACAACAAATGGCTGCAGTGAGTTCTCATCAAGCGGCTTTCTCTTTTGATTCCAGGCTGTTGCTCTTGCTGGAGATGTCAGCAACATTTCATAATTTGTCGTCCTTCtccatttttttctcaaaaaaacatTCTTCTTGACGTGACACCCCTTTTGATTCCAGGCTGTTGCTCTTGTTCAGTTTACAAACCAAACCACTTTCTCGGTAATATTGATTGATAGTTGTGCTAACAAATGTTTTTTGTGAATGAACGTTATACAGGTAGAGCAAATGGTACAAGAAGCAGAAAGGTTTGCGAAAGATGACAAAGAGAAGAGGAATGCAATTGACACAAAGAACCAGGCGGATTCAGTTGTTTACCAGACAGAGAAGCAACTTAAACAACTTGGAAAGAAAATTCCAGGTGAAGTGAAAGAGAAGGTGGAGGCCAAGTTACAAAAGCTTAAAGACAAGATTGGAAGCGGATCAACCCAAGAAATCAAGGACACCATGGCTGCTCTAAACCAAGAAGTGATGCAGATTGGTCAATCTATGTACAACCAGCCTGGTGCTGGAGCTGCAGGTCCTTCCCCTGGAGGTGAAGGTGATTCATCAGCAGATTCATCGTTAAGCAAATGTGGTGATGATGTGATCGATGCTGACCTCACTGATAGCAACTGAGAAATCGAACTTTGAAGATTGAGATGATGTGATCGATACCGACTCACCTcaaattagaaaagaaaaacttggATGCAGGGGGAAGCTATTTTGTAAACAATGTGTGGCACTTGCATCtacaatattttgaaaatttagtgtattttataattatttgttttatgtgCACGTATGCActgataaattcaaaaaaaaattcaaaaaagaaaattaatttaaatcatTCACTGAGGAAAAAGGAACAGTTTGCTTTGGAAAATAAATTAGCCTGATTTGGAGATTAGGACGTACACAAGATGCATATATATTCCAAAGATTTGAGTTCCAAGCTACAGAGTGAACGTGTTcgaaataataataaagaaaaaagttaaaaaagcCACAGAAAAACGCTTTGCGACCACACATTAAACAttcatcattttgttttttaaataggACCCAAAGAGATGGGCAATACCTTGTGATGGAGGCTAACATGTCATGACCAAATGTGTGACGACCATTTGCTTCACCAACAGCAGCTCCTCCTGGATTAAAAGCACAAGAAGCTACTTTCGTTAGGGACACAAAAATGagacataataaaaaaatgtctGGGAAAATTTTGCATTGTCAATCTCCGAATGCTTCTGTCTTACTTAGGTTTTAAGGCAATCTTCGAAGCTCTCAATAATGGTTATCAGGATGAGGGACCTCCAGGAGTTGAAGTATCCCGCATTCTTTTATCTCCCATGTTTCGGAGTTTATATTGCCGAACTGGATCTTGAACTCAAAAACAAGCTCGGGGGAAGTCACCTCATCTGTTTCAAGCTCAACTCTGAATGTGTATAGATGCCCCGACGAAACTCGTCCTACATTTTTATAACAACCAGTAAGAGCATTTTCTCCGGACGTGATGCTACAACAGACAGAAGCTTGTGACAAATGTGGAAAGTTAACTCCGTCCGAATCAGCACATAATATGCAAGCCTTAAATTTGGTTGATATGCCAAGAGCCAGTTGATTCAACTTCACAGTTACGGAACTCCCAGATGATCTGTAAGTGAAGCACTGCGGCACTTTTCTACCGGGAAAGACTGCATAAGCACTGGTCCATGTCCGGCTGATGATATCTCTGGCTTCTTGATTTAGTTTGAAGCAGTTACGAAAGTTGAGCATCATATATGGATTGCGAAAGGAGGAACCTAGTCTCTCCAGGGACTCACAATTTTCTGCTTCTAGTACAAATAGCGAATCAGGAAGCGGCGGGAGTGATACCAGATTCTTCATTCCGCTCAGTACAAGGCGTGTTAGACGAGATATCCTCCCCATCCATGGATCAAGCTCTTGAATGTCTGTGGGACTCTCAGGATAACTTTCCAACAAATAGCATTCTGAGAAACTGAGTACTTCAAGAGATTCCAAGTTAATGTCATCCAGAAGAACCTCTAACtttaaacatttcaaaaatctACCAACGTTTCTCATAATGGAAGGAAGCTCCACCATACTTGAACAATCACTGAGAGTCAATTCTCGAAGATTATTTACCGTCTGAATTGAAGAAGGGAGCTCTATCAACCTTGAATAATCTCTAAGTTCCCATTCCTGAAGACTAACTGCATTTCGAATCAAGGAAGGGAGCTTCACCAGACTTGAGCAATTTTCGAAATTTAATGTTTCAAGATTAATTATACTCCCAATACAGAAAGGTACATCCACCAAACTTGAGCAATGACTGAGGTTTAATATCTGGAGATCGATTGCATTTTCAATAGAGGAAGGTAGCTCCACCAAACTTGAACAGTAACTGAGATCCAGTTCTTCAAGATTAGTTAAGTTCCCAATAGAGGAAAGGAGTTTCACCAAACTTGAACAACGACTGAGATTTAATATCCGAAGGTTAATTGCATTCCCAATAGAGAAAGGTAACTCCAGCAAATTTGAACAATGACTGAAATCCATTTCTTCAAGCTTAGTTGCATTCCCAATAGAGGAAGGGAGCTCCACCAAGCTTAAGCAAAATGTGAAATCCAATTTCCTGAGATTAATTGCATTCCCAATAGAGAAAGGTAACTCCACCAAACTTGAGCAATAACTGAGATTCAGTTCTTCAAGCTTAGTTGCATTCCCAATAGAGGAAGGAAGTTTCACCAAACTTGAACAACGACTGAGATTAATGTGATTGGGTTCAGTGACTGTTTCGATGTTCAGTGGAAGCTCCACCAAACTTGAGCATCCATGGAGAGTAAGAGGTGTGAGACTAGCGATTGTTATAATAGATGAAGGAATCTTCACAAGACTTGAGCATTCATAGAGAATAAATATTTCCAAATTGACTGCATTTCCAATAGAGGAAGGGATCTCCACCAAACTTGAGCAAAACCGAAGATCCAGGTTGTTGAGATTAATTGCATTCCCAATAGAAGAAGGAAGTTTCACCAGATTTGAACAATATGAGAGATCCAGGTCATATAGATTAGTGGCAGTTGAGAGATCAGGAAGCTCTTTCAATCTTCTCGAATAACTCAAATCCATCCGCTTAAGATTGCTGAGCAGCTGTAATGATACAATTATTATTAAACACAAGAAAAATTGGTTAGATAGCCTTACTTTTGTagttatattcaaaataaaatattacttacTTGAGTTTTTTTCCACAATTTTTCAAGCGTGCTATTAGGCATCTCTAGTTTGACTAGGAACTTGGGATTAAAACTTGAAGGAAAACATGGCATCTGGAACTCGTGCCAAATTAGAACTCTAAGTTTTTGGGATATGTGGTTCATACTTTGAGGATTAACGCCAAGGCTGTTGATTCTTAAGAATTGAAGATTATACAATCTTTCGAAGGCTCTTTTACTTGTACATGTTATGTCTCCATAAGTCTCATCATTTATTCCTATGACGCTGCTACTATCCTGTAAAACAACcaaatgaaacataaaaaaagatGGTcagttattaaataaaactctAATTTGTAGAACTCGTTCTATAAAGATACCAAAGTGACAACTTACAGCTTTATAATCACTAAGCACTTCTTCAATATCAATTGCATCATTTAAAAACTGGCGTTTTCCAGGCTCACTAACCGATTGTCCTCGCACAGTTTTTCTTACCAACTGGACTAGCAACTCagccatttttatttttccccATTCCATAGATATGAGAGATTTTTCAGCTAAGACTCGAAGCCCATGTGTCACATCCACAAAACGTTTTGCTAGACAGGCTTCAACTGATTCACCATTGAAAAAGCAGGCTATATGCAGAACTAAGAGTTTATCTTCATCACATAAGGAatcataactaattaaaatgcTTGAGATTTCTCCATCTCGATCAATGTGAGTCCTTAACCTTGGTAATGCCTCTGTCCAGTCTTGCTCAGACATTCCCCGAAAATAGGATCCCATAACCCTTAGCCCCAATGGAAGATTTTCTACAAGACTCACAACTTCACAAGCGAGCTCTATGAAACCATCCTTAGGGTCCCTCTGACCAAAAGCGTGCATGCAGAATATTTGCAGAGCTTCTTCATTTGATGGTAAATTCACCTTGTGGATATGGTCGATcccacatgattttaaaaccttTAGATCTTGTGTTATGACGATAATCATACTCCCTTGACCAAACCAACTATTTTCTTTGGCCACTGCTTCCACTTGTACTGGCCGATCCACATCATCAAGAATGACAAGAAGGCTCTTGTCTTTCAACCTATCTTTGGCAATTCCCAAATGTGAAAAATTCTTGATATCCTTCTCATTGGTTAGTTGAGACATGAACTGCTTCTGTAAATCCAACTTCACACTGTAGTCATCAGAGCAAGCCGTTTTTTTCGCATACTTTGTTTTGATATTATCCATAAAGACACTCAGATCGACATATCGAGAGTATCGGTTGAATAGATATCTAGCAATGGTAGTCTTACCGATCCCAGGCGGACCCCAAATCCCTATTTTTAGCACCTCATGCGAATCTAGCTGTAACATTAATGGTGTCAAATCTGCCATATGAGATTCCATCCCAACTAAGCCGCCAAAATCATTGGATGGTGCGGAAAGGTTCAACTTGTTTGAAACATCAGTGACAATATCTTCAATCATCTCTGCTTCATTCTTCCTGAACAAGGAGATGATCAACAGTTCAGCTATATAGTCATGAAATTTTTCACATACTACTGATATTCTCATACTTGTATGAATACTAACTGtatctcaaagaaaaaaagCTACACTAGTTCGATCTAATCTTCAACAcatacacattttttttttaaaacaactttCAGGATGGTCGTTGTTTAAAAtctagaaataaatatatagaggTCGTTGATGAGTTAGAAAGATTAAGAGAAAGTGGGAGTGAAGAGGACGAACCAGTTTGTTGAATGGAAACCTGCGATTTGAGCCACCTCCGCCAAGGCATGTTTCCATCTTCGGATATCCTCCTCTGTTTTTCCTTCACAAGTTTTTTCGAAGACCTTCCCAAAATAGCCAGTCTGCTTCTTTACATCAGTCGGATCCACTTGATAGAAAATGGACATCACAGTTTGACCAAACTCTTCTCTGAAGTGCATGATCTCAACAAGCTCGTTCAAGCACCATGTCGAAGAACCGTTCTTCGAGACAAATACAATCGCAATCCTAGACCCTCTAATAGCTTCTATGAGCTCAGGACCGATAGACTTACTTCTCTCTATATCATTATCAATGAATAGGTCGATTGCTTTGCTCTTGAACTCCTTGACAATGTGGCTGAGAAAGTTTTCGCGGACATCAGCCCCGTGGAAGCTTGGGAAGACATGGTGTTTCCAACTGTGTGACAAAGAAGACTGGGGGTCCGAAAGAGTTGAAGATGAAGAAGCCATTGTTTCGTTTTCTTGATGACAACTGGATTCCCTaatgaaaaaaattgtagaagAAGCGATTGATCCGATTTTTTGACGAGATCTGGATTTTCTGATGAAATCATTTGTGGAAGAAGCCATTCTTTCGTTTTCTTGATGAGATCTGGATTTCCTATTGAAAAGTATTGTACACAACAACGCCAAGAAGCATattgcagcagcagcaacatTGGTAAGAGAAAAATAAGAATCCATATTAGTACGATGAAAAGAGTCTGAAGATCTCAGAGCTGATTTCTAGTGAGGATAAACAAACATAGGCTCTTTGAATATACTAACACATAACTGTTGACCCTATTGAGTGAAACAAGCAAGAACGATAGCTTCGTAGAAACAGAGGTATCACTTTTCCACGCGAAATTCGCGGGATAGCAAAAACAGTGGGCCTCCTATCATGCAGGCGCACCACCATTCTAATAAAACAAACCttttgcttttttctttttcttttcttctttccaTGAGATAGATTTTCAAATATGCATAATGCATGGTAATTATTGGACACCACTTTATCGTATTGTTCCCCctgttattctttttttatttttatttttattttttttttataaccgtgGGGGTTTCAGGCTTCGCCCAGACTCATCCCACGAGACCGACGGCAacccacgtattcttgcgatttaacgctagTCCCGGTGGCCACCGCAATATCGAATCCAGGGCGCTACCTATTTGGTACTTACCACTAAGCCACCATGTAGTGGTTATGTTCCCCCTGTTATTACAATTAGGTATATATAAATCTGTCTATAATTATTCTAACAGTCTAAACTCTTGGTGGTGTTATGACTAAGTTTACAAACCAAACCACATTGTCGGTAAGGACGAGGTACGTACAGTTGTCAAACCAAACAACACTGCTTCAGTTACCATTATAGTTCCATTCTCGAGGTTTAGCCATTGTCTACTGGTTATGCGACGATAGCTGTAAGCATTGGTTGATATGCTGTCGTTGTTGCAATATTGATGTGGGAATAGCTTTGTACATGATCATGGGATAGTgcctttgtaaaaaaaaaaaaagctttgctTCTGGCTAATATTGATATTTGTGCTAACAAATGTAGTGAACGTTACAGGTAGAGCAAATGGTGCAAGAAGCAGAAAGGTTTGGGAAAGAtgacaaagagaagagagatgcaATTGACACAAAGAACCAGGCGGACTCTGTGGTGATTCCTGGTGAAGTGAAAGACAAGGTGGAGGCCAAGCTACAAGACAAGATTGGCCGAAGGTGGATCAACACAAGAAATTAAGGACGCCATAGCTACTCTTAACCAAGAAGCGATGCAGATGGGTCAGTCTATGTACAACCAGCCTGGAGCTGCAGGTCCAGGTTCTCCACCTGGTGGTGAAGGTGATTCATCAGCAGATTCATCGTCAAGCAAAGGTGGTGATAATGTGAATATGTGATCGATGCTGACTTCACTGACAGCAATTGAGAATCGAGCCTTGATTATTGTCTATTGAGATGATGTGATAccgcaaattaaaaaaaaacgaacttGGATCCAGGGGCGATGCTATTTTATAAACAATGTGCACACTTCTATCTACAATATTTTGACAATTTagtgtattttataatttatttgttttatgtgCACCCGCCAGAATTTGCAAGTATACAACCaataaattcaaaaaagaaaaaaaatattaaaatcattcgctaagggaaaaaaaaacagtttgcTTTGGAACATAAATTTACCTGACTTTGGGAGAGTAGGGCGTATTCCAAAGGTTGAGTTCGAAGTTAAGGAGAGAACTTCTACAGAAAAACGCTTTGCGACCAAATATTAAACATTCatcattattttgttttttaaataggACCCAACGAGATGGGTGATACCTTGCGATAGAGGCTAAGCTGTCACGACCGTTTGTTTCACCAACAGCAGCTCCTCTCCTCCTCGATTAAAAGCACAAGTAGATACTTTGTGTTAGGCACTCAAATACGATGAGACAGAATAACAAAAAAGAGAAGTTGTCTGGGAAATTTGCATTGTCATTTTCCGAATGTTTTGTCTTACTtaggttttaacttttaaggcCATCTTTGAAGCTGTCAATAATGTTCATCAGCATGAAGAGACCTCCAAGAGTTGAACCATCCCGCATTCTTTTATCTCCCATGCTTCTGACCTTTCTGAAAGTATATTGTACTGGAGCTCGAAATCAAAAACAAGCTCGGCGGAAGTGACCTCCTCTGTTTCAACCTCAACCTCAAATGTATACAGATGCCCC from Raphanus sativus cultivar WK10039 chromosome 8, ASM80110v3, whole genome shotgun sequence includes:
- the LOC130494540 gene encoding disease resistance protein TAO1-like isoform X2, which translates into the protein MASSTNDFIRKSRSRQKIGSIASSTIFFIRESSCHQENETMASSSSTLSDPQSSLSHSWKHHVFPSFHGADVRENFLSHIVKEFKSKAIDLFIDNDIERSKSIGPELIEAIRGSRIAIVFVSKNGSSTWCLNELVEIMHFREEFGQTVMSIFYQVDPTDVKKQTGYFGKVFEKTCEGKTEEDIRRWKHALAEVAQIAGFHSTNWKNEAEMIEDIVTDVSNKLNLSAPSNDFGGLVGMESHMADLTPLMLQLDSHEVLKIGIWGPPGIGKTTIARYLFNRYSRYVDLSVFMDNIKTKYAKKTACSDDYSVKLDLQKQFMSQLTNEKDIKNFSHLGIAKDRLKDKSLLVILDDVDRPVQVEAVAKENSWFGQGSMIIVITQDLKVLKSCGIDHIHKVNLPSNEEALQIFCMHAFGQRDPKDGFIELACEVVSLVENLPLGLRVMGSYFRGMSEQDWTEALPRLRTHIDRDGEISSILISYDSLCDEDKLLVLHIACFFNGESVEACLAKRFVDVTHGLRVLAEKSLISMEWGKIKMAELLVQLVRKTVRGQSVSEPGKRQFLNDAIDIEEVLSDYKADSSSVIGINDETYGDITCTSKRAFERLYNLQFLRINSLGVNPQSMNHISQKLRVLIWHEFQMPCFPSSFNPKFLVKLEMPNSTLEKLWKKTQLLSNLKRMDLSYSRRLKELPDLSTATNLYDLDLSYCSNLVKLPSSIGNAINLNNLDLRFCSSLVEIPSSIGNAVNLEIFILYECSSLVKIPSSIITIASLTPLTLHGCSSLVELPLNIETVTEPNHINLSRCSSLVKLPSSIGNATKLEELNLSYCSSLVELPFSIGNAINLRKLDFTFCLSLVELPSSIGNATKLEEMDFSHCSNLLELPFSIGNAINLRILNLSRCSSLVKLLSSIGNLTNLEELDLSYCSSLVELPSSIENAIDLQILNLSHCSSLVDVPFCIGSIINLETLNFENCSSLVKLPSLIRNAVSLQEWELRDYSRLIELPSSIQTVNNLRELTLSDCSSMVELPSIMRNVGRFLKCLKLEVLLDDINLESLEVLSFSECYLLESYPESPTDIQELDPWMGRISRLTRLVLSGMKNLVSLPPLPDSLFVLEAENCESLERLGSSFRNPYMMLNFRNCFKLNQEARDIISRTWTSAYAVFPGRKVPQCFTYRSSGSSVTVKLNQLALGISTKFKACILCADSDGVNFPHLSQASVCCSITSGENALTGCYKNVGRVSSGHLYTFRVELETDEVTSPELVFEFKIQFGNINSETWEIKECGILQLLEVPHPDNHY
- the LOC130494540 gene encoding disease resistance protein TAO1-like isoform X1, with translation MDSYFSLTNVAAAAICFLALLCTILFNRKSRSHQENERMASSTNDFIRKSRSRQKIGSIASSTIFFIRESSCHQENETMASSSSTLSDPQSSLSHSWKHHVFPSFHGADVRENFLSHIVKEFKSKAIDLFIDNDIERSKSIGPELIEAIRGSRIAIVFVSKNGSSTWCLNELVEIMHFREEFGQTVMSIFYQVDPTDVKKQTGYFGKVFEKTCEGKTEEDIRRWKHALAEVAQIAGFHSTNWKNEAEMIEDIVTDVSNKLNLSAPSNDFGGLVGMESHMADLTPLMLQLDSHEVLKIGIWGPPGIGKTTIARYLFNRYSRYVDLSVFMDNIKTKYAKKTACSDDYSVKLDLQKQFMSQLTNEKDIKNFSHLGIAKDRLKDKSLLVILDDVDRPVQVEAVAKENSWFGQGSMIIVITQDLKVLKSCGIDHIHKVNLPSNEEALQIFCMHAFGQRDPKDGFIELACEVVSLVENLPLGLRVMGSYFRGMSEQDWTEALPRLRTHIDRDGEISSILISYDSLCDEDKLLVLHIACFFNGESVEACLAKRFVDVTHGLRVLAEKSLISMEWGKIKMAELLVQLVRKTVRGQSVSEPGKRQFLNDAIDIEEVLSDYKADSSSVIGINDETYGDITCTSKRAFERLYNLQFLRINSLGVNPQSMNHISQKLRVLIWHEFQMPCFPSSFNPKFLVKLEMPNSTLEKLWKKTQLLSNLKRMDLSYSRRLKELPDLSTATNLYDLDLSYCSNLVKLPSSIGNAINLNNLDLRFCSSLVEIPSSIGNAVNLEIFILYECSSLVKIPSSIITIASLTPLTLHGCSSLVELPLNIETVTEPNHINLSRCSSLVKLPSSIGNATKLEELNLSYCSSLVELPFSIGNAINLRKLDFTFCLSLVELPSSIGNATKLEEMDFSHCSNLLELPFSIGNAINLRILNLSRCSSLVKLLSSIGNLTNLEELDLSYCSSLVELPSSIENAIDLQILNLSHCSSLVDVPFCIGSIINLETLNFENCSSLVKLPSLIRNAVSLQEWELRDYSRLIELPSSIQTVNNLRELTLSDCSSMVELPSIMRNVGRFLKCLKLEVLLDDINLESLEVLSFSECYLLESYPESPTDIQELDPWMGRISRLTRLVLSGMKNLVSLPPLPDSLFVLEAENCESLERLGSSFRNPYMMLNFRNCFKLNQEARDIISRTWTSAYAVFPGRKVPQCFTYRSSGSSVTVKLNQLALGISTKFKACILCADSDGVNFPHLSQASVCCSITSGENALTGCYKNVGRVSSGHLYTFRVELETDEVTSPELVFEFKIQFGNINSETWEIKECGILQLLEVPHPDNHY